TAAGCATTCGACGTGCAAATTTTGTTAAGCTACGAATATTTTCCACTTTCCAGAAATGCCCTCTCGTTCGTTCACCTCACCCACTCGAGCTCACTCTCTCTGGTTCCCCTCTCACCCACCCCCTTCTCGATCCCCTCCAGATCCCCGTCGTCGCCGGCCTCTCCTCGTCGTCGTTCGCCGGCCTCTCCTCGCCACCACCGCGTACTCTGTTTCCTCCCACCGCGCACCCCGTTTCCTCCGGCCGCGCACACCGCACCGTAGGTCAAAAGCTTGCTTTTTTAGGCGCCGTCGACGAGCTTCTGGGCGGCGGAGGATGGATCCGCGTGCACTGAAGCTGGATCCGCGCGTGTCGACGCCGTAGCAGCGGAGCAGGGCCATAGCAacgccgtcctcctccacgacCACACAACCGCGTCGGCGGAGGACCCGAATCCCTAGCCAGCGAGCTCAGGCAGCCATGGATCCATGGTTACAAATCCTTCCTCTTATCTCTCTCTGACCCACCCCCGTCTCTTCTCCCTCCCTCTCTGACCCCCGTCTCCATGACCaggtcgatgccatggaagagcCACCAACAGCAGCAGCTAAGATATGGACATGCAAGCCGCTGCGCTCCCTGATGCATCATGCGTGCTGCCCTCCCTAACCACCGCTTCTCGGACTCTACTTCTTCCTTGGTCACCATGGAAGGTACTCCATGTTATGCTCTGCTATGCTCCATGTTATGCTTGCTGCAACTTAAGATAAAACTGCAAAAATCTCAAATGTTATGCTTCCATGTTATGCTCCCGTGCATAATTCAGTCAAGATAAAACTGCAGAACTCTCAGACTTTAGCATGGACTGAATAATGCTGGTGCATAATTCAGTCAAATGCAGTTAAGGATTTTGTTAGGATTGTTACTACTCCTAAGATCATTCATGGACTGAATAATTCAATCAGATTCAGCTAAGATATCCAGTCAAATTCAGATGTCCCTTCAGTTTGCAATCATTCATGGACTGAATAATGCTGGTGCAAACTTTAGTGATCTCATAATTTTGGAGTAGCTTCCTTAAATGAATGCTTGAGTTGGAGTAGACTGCTACGGTTAATGAATGCTTATTTATCTTACTGGAGCTGTTAATTTGCATATGAAGCATGGAGTAGTTTCTCTAGTTTTGTTAAAGCATGGATATTGAACTTTCCTTGTGGATAGAGAGCCTGTAGGAGAACACCAACAACAGAATTATGCAGAGCCTTGTCAAATGTTGTTGCACTGAACAGAGGCATGGGTAAAGCCCTCAATTTCAGTATGCAAATGTATGCAGTAGTCAATTTAATTAAAATGTGTTTCTGTAGGCATCTGTATGGAGTACTAGTCCATTTAAGTGTAGCAGTAGTGCTTGCTCGATTGCTTGCACTAGTTTAGTTGCTCTTTTAGTTGCTCATAACCGAAAAAGGCTTttgccccgctttatatataaagcaacgatTGACATACATGATGCAAATCACCCGACACCACACACACCCAAGGCAGATACAAGGAGCTGACGAACAACAACTCTACTCTAAACACCCCAAAGCAAACAACAAGTAGGCAGAAGAGCATAGCTAAGGGTCTAAAGAGCCCTCCACCGTGAACGAGTCACCGCGAGGAGACGAAGCCGCAACTCGACGAACCAGGGACTCCAAAGCGGTGCTTCCAAGAAAGAAAAGGCACCGAAGAGCCACCACCGCCCGATCCAGGGAATCTAGGTTTTCACCCGGAGTAACACGAAGGACGCAGGGTCACCGTGATGGaaccttcaagaagggaacgacgcaTGGACGCCGCCGCCATCGGTCTGGCTCCGAGCCAGACGAGGTTTTCACCCCGGCCACCACCCTCAGCCTCCGTCCAAGGTACGGCCCTACATGAGAGCGCCGtccgcaccaccaccgagatCGTCGAAGGCCCACCCCCATGCCGCCCACGCGGCCATGACAGCAAGCCCGTCAGCGCCCGAGCCACGAGCTCCGCCCACGAGCCAGCAGCTcccgccaccaaggccgccgcctTGCATCCAGACACTCCGGAGACCATCAAAGGCACGAGCTTTGAGCCGACCGGCAAACCCCTAGCACCATCGGAACCGCCGGTGACCGACCCGCCCCGAACAATTGTCCGCGGCAAGGAGGCACTAGGCCAAGAAAAGGGGAGGGGGGAGCGGAGCTCATCCGGACCGGCGCACCCCTGCGCCGGTGACAGGTAGTCGATCTACCCGTCCCTCCAGCAGCCTCCCCTGCGTCACCCCTGACGCCCTACCACGGCCTCCGGCCAGAACCTGCGAGGAAGAGGCAGCCACCTGTCCGCCGGCGAGGGCCGCCGGATCGACCGCACCCAGCCGCCGAAGAAGGCCGCCAAGAGCGTCAACCACCACCACACCACCTGCGCCTCCACGCCCTGGCCAGGAACAGCCGATGCCCCGCCACCCCACCGGAGTAGAACGAGGACCAGTTGCAGCGCCGCCACCTTGGAagggccaccggccacccctgacgccgccaaccaccaccaccaaccgGATCTGGGCAAGGGTTGCCAGATCCGCCGCCAGCACGCCCCCGGGCCTCCAGCCCCCACGAGCcaaggaggagggggaggagggagcGCCGGCAGTCCACCAGGACGCCAGGAGGAGGGAGGAAAACGGAGCAGCGGCCGACCGGCGCCCGGCGCCACCGAGCAGGGGAGGGCGCCCCGCGTCGCCTGTCACCTGCGCTTGGGAGGAAgatgccccgccgccgccgcctgcgccacGCGGCCTATGGCCGGCGACGccaccggcggcggcgagggatgGGGTGCGGGGCGAGgagacgggggcggcggcgctagggttgcCTCCCGGGGACGCCCGCGGGAGCGCCtcgggaggggaggggaggggaggggcggctcTCGTCACTCTAGTTGCTCATAATTAAGTGTAGGAGTATCTTCTTCTCTGTTCTTGCTGTCATCTTCTCTTAGCTGCTCATAATTAAGTGTAggattttctcttttcttttctcttcTCGTCTTTCTCTCTTCTTCTCTTCTCTTGCAAATACTCCTCTTGTGCCCTCCTTGATTTAATTTTCTTTAATTAAAATTAAACTGAGTAGCAGTAGCATTTTGCTTGCCGGAGTAGAGTATTGCAATGCATGCATTTGATTCAGTTTCTTCTCTTTTGAGCATGTTTGCTTGTAGTGCTTACGATTAAACCTTTTCAATTAATTTTCTTGGATTACTTGGAGTACTGATGGTGATTGCTGCTGTTAAGTTAGGACCTGCAAGCAGTAGTGCTTGCTTAGTGTAGGACTTGCAAGAAGAGGATTGCAAGCTACTGTAGTGTACTCCTCTTGCAAGTAATTtaactaaaaaaaattagtgaactGAAATATTCGGTTAAAGTTAACTAAAAACGTTCCATGTCAAATTGTGTACTCCCATTGCTTTATTTGATCATTTGAGTTAACAGAGTATTTAACTTTAACTTTAACTGATCATTGTTTTATTTGATCCGCATTGTGTACTTCCATTGTTCTACTCCTGCATTTAGTACTATATCTGCATTGTTCTACTCCCATTCAGTTAACAGAGTAGTTCATGTCAAACAAATTCTGAAATATACCTGCATTTAGTATatctccatctcctgcatcttcatCTCCTGCATCTTCAATCATCTCATCTTCTTCAGGTGGAGTGTTGTTGAGGTCTGGGAGAACCATCTTCTACAGGCGAGACGACGAGGCCGTTGTCAGTGGTGAGCTGGTACTACAGGTAAAGCATGTTCTCCAGAACCTTCTGCTGCTCCTTATGTGTTGCTGATCTGCTACTACTGTTGTTGCTAATCTGATGATGCTGCTGTTGTGAAactactgctgctgctgttgtcAAACTACTACTGCTGCTGTCATACTCCACCTGCAGAAGAACCCAGCAGCTGTTGTTGCTGCTACTGATCAGTATGACTATAATctctgttgttgctgttgttgcagGAGAAGGAACATGCCCAAGAGAAGAAGGAGCACGCCCAGGACAACAAGAAGGAGCAGGATAAGGCCCTAAGGACCTGGGATCGCTGCTGCTGGACCTGGGACCTAGGATTGCTGCTGCTGGACCTGGGACCTAGGATTGCTGCTGCTGGAACTGGGAACTGGGATCGCTGCTACTGTGTGCCTCCTTGGCACCCCTGGATCTAGGATCGCCGCTGGAGACAAGGACCTGGGATCGCTGTTGGAGGCGAGGACCTGGGAGCGCATGGGACCTGGGCGCATGGAGGAGAAGCAGGGGCAGGCGGAGGAGAAGCAGGGGCGGGCGGGCGGACGATGTCCTGGTGAACAGGCGGGCTATGGCCTGGCGgatggaggaagaagacgatgggGATACCGATTCAAACTAGGGGCAACGATGTAAATTCCACCGTTTTCACTTGGTTGGAACGAATCCTCCAGCGACTtacatttcggaacggagggagtaattcaTACTGGAGCAGAGCAGCAAAAGTGAGGAACACAGATAGTGTCTAAAATTATACAAGGACAATTGTATGTTTACAACATTCATACAAAAGAAACCTGACACAGTAACCAGTTGCACTTTGATCAATTGGAAGAATTGGGGATTTAaacaaaatacatacatacaacGTGGGACGAAACCCCCGTGCCGCTCCCGCGAGCGGCCCGGGCGGAACCCTAGTTCGCCGCCGTCCCTCCCCCTTtctcgcctcctcctccctcgccgccgccaggggatggtgccgggcaaagcccgcgcgtgcgtcggcggcggcgggactccTCCCCTGTCGCGAGGCTCCTGGGCGGCGTGGGACGGCCGGCCCTCGCGGCAGCGCTCGGCTCAGCGGCTGCGTGCGTCGGGCCACCGGCGGATCTGGGCGGCGTGGCTCCCCTGCTTGGTGGCGctgcggcgctggcggcggcgtggtctgcgcggggcggcgaggcgcgggctcCTCCTCTTCCTGATCTGATGGCGCCGCGGT
The sequence above is a segment of the Aegilops tauschii subsp. strangulata cultivar AL8/78 chromosome 6, Aet v6.0, whole genome shotgun sequence genome. Coding sequences within it:
- the LOC109731950 gene encoding uncharacterized protein; protein product: MRAALPNHRFSDSTSSLVTMEGGVLLRSGRTIFYRRDDEAVVSGELVLQEKEHAQEKKEHAQDNKKEQDKALRTWDRCCWTWDLGLLLLDLGPRIAAAGTGNWDRCYCVPPWHPWI